Proteins co-encoded in one Medicago truncatula cultivar Jemalong A17 chromosome 8, MtrunA17r5.0-ANR, whole genome shotgun sequence genomic window:
- the LOC25502090 gene encoding homeobox protein BEL1 homolog translates to MARQLCHEDDKTSSGGFCYNPTIQTQIQGFVSDPEMFNLTTGMEMIGFSKQHLQQHSTDTTNSVMWKTNFSGKLSQQHVGPSSSSKTMNDNFYHHQDFTVSDTTSSDQNLNNMVHHDSSSHHQWQQVDDSSLRCVFPCEGNERPSQGLSLSLSSTNPSSIGLQSFELRHTTNHHLQDQGYQGHFLLKNSKFLLPAQELLNEFCSLESTKQNDLVLQKQKSQKFNNKQSWEDDNNNGGSSSSIKQSLTSVEFVELQKRKTKLLSMLEEVDRRYKHYCNQMRSVVSSFEAVAGNGAAKVYSALALKAMSRHFRCLKDGILEQIQTTRKAMGEKDPVAPGTTKGETPRLKILDRVLRQQRAFQQINMMETHPWRPQRGLPERSVSILRAWLFEHFLHPYPSDVDKHILARQTGLSRSQVSNWFINARVRLWKPMVEEMYLEEEKEQQRNTTTSDGGNNINHEEDNLNVLQNQSQTQPHEDQKPRLLRIDSECVSSIINNDHKNDANNKNLNHHQLAADAFGSVDIDFSSYNTHHSSSDMVAAYTSGESFHQGGSSGGVSLTLGLQQHGGNGVSLAFPPTSQSPMFYTRDQIEEPVQYSLLDGEGTNIMPYRNLMGTQLLHDLA, encoded by the exons ATGGCTAGACAACTTTGTCATGAAGATGACAAAACATCAAGTGGTGGATTTTGTTACAACCCAACGATTCAAACACAAATCCAAGGTTTTGTGTCCGATCCAGAGATGTTCAATCTCACAACAGGGATGGAGATGATAGGTTTTTCCAAACAACATCTTCAACAACATAGTACTGACACAACAAACTCTGTCATGTGGAAAACAAATTTCTCAGGAAAACTAAGTCAACAACATGTTGGtccttcctcttcttcaaaaacCATGAATGATAATTTCTATCATCATCAAGATTTCACTGTTTCTGATACAACAAGTAGTGATCAGAATCTAAACAACATGGTTCATCATGATTCATCTTCACATCATCAGTGGCAACAAGTTGATGATTCATCTTTAAGATGTGTTTTCCCTTGTGAAGGTAATGAAAGACCAAGTCAAGGACTTTCACTCTCTCTTAGTTCAACAAACCCTTCCTCTATTGGTTTACAATCTTTTGAACTAAGACATACTACTAATCATCATTTGCAAGATCAAGGGTATCAAGGTCATTTTCTTCTCAAAAACTCTAAGTTCTTACTTCCAGCACAAGAACTTCTCAATGAGTTTTGTAGTTTAGAAAGTACTAAGCAAAATGATTTAGTTTTACAAAAGCAAAAATCTCAAAAGTTCAACAACAAGCAAAGTTGGGAAGATGATAACAACAATGGTGGTAGCAGTTCTTCAATCAAACAATCTTTAACCTCTGTAGAGTTTGTTGAATTGCAGAAGAGAAAAACTAAGCTCCTTTCCATGCTAGAAGAG GTTGATAGAAGGTACAAACACTATTGTAATCAAATGAGGAGTGTGGTTTCATCATTTGAAGCTGTAGCTGGAAATGGAGCTGCGAAAGTATATTCAGCTTTGGCTTTAAAAGCTATGTCAAGACATTTTAGGTGTTTGAAAGATGGAATTTTAGAACAAATTCAAACAACAAGAAAAGCAATGGGAGAAAAAGACCCTGTTGCACCTGGAACAACAAAGGGTGAAACACCTAGGCTTAAAATACTTGACAGAGTTTTGAGACAACAAAGAGCATTTCAACAAATCAACATGATGGAAACACATCCTTGGAGACCTCAACGTGGTCTTCCTGAACGTTCTGTTTCAATTCTCAGGGCTTGGCTTTTTGAACACTTTCTTCATCc gTACCCAAGCGACGTTGATAAGCATATTTTGGCCCGCCAAACCGGTCTCTCAAGAAGCCAG GTATCAAATTGGTTTATTAATGCAAGAGTGAGACTATGGAAGCCAATGGTGGAAGAAATGTATttggaagaagagaaagagcaaCAAAGAAACACGACAACCTCGGACGGAGGAAACAATATTAATCATGAAGAGGATAATCTTAATGTACTTCAAAACCAATCTCAAACTCAACCTCACGAGGATCAAAAGCCACGACTCCTTCGAATCGATTCTGAATGTGTCTCGTCTATCATCAACAATGATCATAAAAATGATGCTAATAATAAGAATTTGAATCATCATCAATTAGCCGCGGATGCGTTTGGCTCGgttgatattgatttttcaTCTTATAATACGCATCATTCTTCTTCTGACATGGTTGCTGCTTACACAAGTGGTGAGAGTTTCCACCAAGGTGGCAGCAGTGGTGGAGTGTCATTGACGTTAGGGTTACAACAACATGGTGGAAATGGAGTTAGTTTGGCTTTCCCACCAACATCACAGAGTCCAATGTTCTATACcagggaccaaattgaagaACCGGTTCAGTACTCTCTTTTGGATGGTGAAGGAACAAATATTATGCCATACAGGAATCTCATGGGGACACAATTGCTACATGACTTGGCATAA
- the LOC25502088 gene encoding BTB/POZ domain-containing protein At1g63850, which yields MATTTTTTKTTITNSLKPQNQQQQPIVKPKRRKCRETTISTSATQPEPEPQLPDSPSTYTVRYSPGRFSPIMDFTHSSSSPISNGHSTSGSGHDPFPSSFTKFNSALTAGLLNPMSPPPDKTRSSPTLFEMMVNEPDIQQRTNQIPINNATSSMPKPQIIAQDRETLMMNRISELLSSRSPGNHFNDSSSSDIKLTLSSKDGFSVSMNVHRQILVAHSRFFSVKLSDRWTQSQQRSALPYLVEIADCDDVEVYVETLRLMYCKDLRKKLMKEDVCKVLGILKVSAAIGFDAGVLSCLEYLEAAPWAEDEEDKVASLLSELRLESVGAVEVLKRVSTEVANGNEEGNDNEEVLLKLIRVVLEGKDEKARREMKGLVSKMLHENSSQNDLRKESLYSACDDCLQLLRHHFLRAADSDLQDVSQIARQADNLHWILDILIDRQIAEDFLKMWASESELSEAHSKVPAVHRFEVSRVTARLFVGIGKGQLLATKEARCLLLKTWLVPFYDDFGWMRRASKGLDRHIIEDGLSNTILTLPLSWQQEILLAWFNRFLNSGEDCPNIQRGFEVWWRRAFWKRNGEQDRTRQLRITSASVEHT from the exons ATGGCAACGACAACTACAACAACtaaaacaacaataaccaaTTCCCTCAAACctcaaaaccaacaacaacaacccatTGTCAAACCTAAACGACGCAAGTGTCGCGAAACCACAATCTCCACTTCCGCCACACAACCCGAACCCGAACCTCAATTACCCGATTCACCTTCTACTTACACAGTTCGTTACTCACCTGGTAGATTTTCACCAATCATGGATTTCACAcactcttcttcttcaccaatTTCAAACGGACATTCCACTTCCGGTTCGGGTCATGACCCGTTTCCTTCAAGCTTCACCAAATTCAACTCTGCACTCACCGCCGGTCTTCTCAACCCAATGTCGCCGCCACCGGACAAAACCCGATCAAGTCCAACTCTCTTCGAAATGATGGTCAACGAACCCGATATTCAACAACGGACAAATCAGATCCCAATCAACAATGCAACTTCTTCAATGCCAAAACCCCAAATTATTGCACAAGATCGAGAAACCCTAATGATGAATCGAATTTCTGAACTATTATCTTCACGTAGTCCTGGTAATCATTTCAATGATTCATCTTCCAGTGATATTAAGCTTACTCTTAGTTCTAAAGATGGATTCAGTGTTTCCATGAATGTGCATCGTCAGATTCTTGTTGCGCATAGTAGATTTTTTTCTGTCAAGCTTTCTGATCGGTGGACGCAGAGTCAGCAACGTTCGGCGTTACCGTATCTTGTTGAAATTGCGGATTGTGATGATGTTGAGGTTTATGTCGAGACTTTGAGGTTGATGTATTGTAAGGATCTTAGGAAGAAGCTTATGAAAGAGGATGTTTGTAAAGTTTTGGGTATTTTGAAG GTTTCGGCTGCAATTGGATTTGATGCTGGGGTTTTGTCTTGTTTGGAGTACTTGGAAGCGGCACCGTGGGCAGAGGATGAAGAAGACAAAGTGGCGTCGCTCCTGTCTGAACTTCGTCTTGAATCTGTTGGAGCTGTGGAGGTTTTGAAGAGGGTTTCCACTGAAGTTGCCAATGGAAATGAAGAGGGGAATGACAACGAGGAAGTCTTGCTTAAACTTATTCGTGTGGTTCTTGAAGGTAAAGATGAAAAGGCTAGGCGAGAGATGAAAGGGTTGGTGTCGAAGATGCTGCATGAGAATTCTTCTCAGAATGATCTTCGGAAGGAGTCATTATACTCGGCATGTGATGATTGTCTGCAATTACTTCGTCACCACTTTTTGCGGGCTGCGGATTCAGACCTGCAGGATGTAAGTCAAATTGCACGACAAGCAGATAATTTGCATTGGATTTTGGATATTTTGATTGATAGACAGATTGCGGAGGATTTCCTGAAAATGTGGGCATCTGAATCAGAATTATCTGAAGCACATTCTAAGGTGCCTGCAGTTCATAGGTTTGAGGTTAGCAGAGTTACCGCTAGGTTGTTTGTTGGGATTGGAAAGGGACAATTGTTGGCTACTAAAGAGGCTAGGTGTTTACTTCTCAAAACGTGGCTTGTTCcattttatgatgattttggTTGGATGAGGAGAGCATCCAAGGGCCTTGATAGGCATATAATTGAGGATGGTCTTAGTAACACAATTCTCACCTTACCACTCTCCTGGCAACAGGAAATTTTGCTTGCTTGGTTTAATCGCTTCTTGAATTCCGGTGAAGATTGCCCAAATATTCAAAGAGGGTTTGAAGTTTGGTGGAGAAGGGCTTTCTGGAAGAGGAACGGAGAGCAAGACCGGACAAGACAATTACGAATTACATCTGCATCAGTTGAGCATACTTGA